Proteins encoded in a region of the Halanaerobiaceae bacterium ANBcell28 genome:
- a CDS encoding carbohydrate ABC transporter permease: protein MKFKFQIRQKQISRSFGGDLFISTILLIAGLITALPLVFMISSAFKPLNELWLFPPQFFVRNPTFQNFIDLFVLMGESWVPMSRYLFNTMVLVVAGTGGHIILASMAAYPLAKHNFYFKPLLFQVIVLSLMFTPQVTAIPNYLTMSTIGWIDNYMALIVPAWAMSLGVFLMRQFMVAMVPDELLEAAEVDGATEWGIFWKIVMPIVKPAWLTLMIFSVQQLWREFGTRFIYTEQLKTLPYALNQIIWGGLARQGVAYAVMLLMASVPIIIFLINQSKVVETMSTSGLD, encoded by the coding sequence ATGAAATTTAAATTTCAAATTAGACAAAAGCAAATCAGTAGATCATTTGGTGGGGACCTGTTTATATCTACTATTTTATTAATTGCAGGCCTTATTACTGCATTACCTTTAGTATTTATGATTAGTAGTGCTTTTAAGCCTTTAAATGAGTTGTGGCTTTTTCCACCACAATTTTTTGTAAGGAATCCTACTTTTCAAAATTTCATAGATCTATTTGTCTTAATGGGGGAATCCTGGGTTCCTATGAGTAGATATTTATTTAATACAATGGTTTTAGTAGTTGCAGGTACTGGAGGGCATATTATTCTTGCTTCTATGGCTGCTTACCCACTGGCTAAACACAATTTTTATTTTAAGCCTTTATTATTTCAGGTAATTGTTTTATCCCTTATGTTTACGCCTCAGGTTACTGCTATACCTAATTATCTTACTATGTCAACAATTGGTTGGATTGATAATTATATGGCTCTTATTGTTCCTGCCTGGGCCATGAGTCTAGGTGTCTTTCTAATGAGACAGTTTATGGTAGCTATGGTACCCGATGAGTTACTGGAAGCAGCTGAGGTAGATGGAGCAACAGAGTGGGGAATATTTTGGAAAATTGTCATGCCAATAGTAAAGCCTGCCTGGTTAACACTGATGATTTTTTCAGTGCAACAATTATGGAGGGAATTTGGTACACGCTTTATCTATACAGAACAATTAAAGACCCTTCCTTATGCTTTAAATCAAATTATCTGGGGTGGTCTTGCACGTCAAGGTGTTGCATATGCAGTAATGCTTTTAATGGCTTCTGTGCCTATTATTATCTTTTTAATTAATCAATCTAAGGTTGTAGAAACAATGAGTACTAGTGGTCTAGATTAA
- a CDS encoding SLC13 family permease, whose protein sequence is MENKLKLNSREIVDNFGVAKDKLWYILIGPLMFLVLLLVPISGFPWQARGGLGILLWMAFWWTSGYIAVAITALIPIAVTTFIPIAPVGEIVTVFSHRIVFLIAGSCAMGVAWQRWGLAKRISLKILSVVGSSVRKQIWVWFLLAACLSSIIADTVTAAVFVPVAVTLLSYVGYKSNTDRWESKAATNILLAIAWGASIGSLPTPLGGGQNLLIFEFLSDAVGRDVYFYEWSLRMIPFTLIFIPFIGFYLSHILQREDVKLPGSKEFYRSELEKMGPLSRGEIYSGLLFLIAVIVAFTEPLYKDILPALDPAFVFFSLALLMFFIPTKEKENVLSLNSMGKFPITVMIVWPSALALARVLELSGFAEIIGENLSRYVGYNGFITFLIFCGVLTILTNISTNTASAALLVPVIIQLFLGQNINPVPIIFASIVAVNLSFAIASGNGCLAVSAGYGVNLKTMFRHGIIIAILGWLITAFLAYLFNSLLPFWGIL, encoded by the coding sequence ATGGAAAATAAATTGAAGTTAAATTCAAGAGAGATAGTAGATAATTTTGGTGTGGCTAAAGATAAGTTGTGGTACATATTAATTGGACCTCTTATGTTTTTAGTTTTACTATTAGTTCCTATATCAGGTTTTCCCTGGCAAGCCAGGGGTGGACTAGGTATTCTCCTTTGGATGGCTTTTTGGTGGACTAGCGGTTATATAGCAGTTGCTATTACAGCTTTAATTCCTATAGCGGTAACTACCTTTATTCCTATTGCTCCTGTAGGTGAAATTGTTACTGTCTTTAGTCACAGGATTGTATTCTTAATTGCTGGAAGTTGTGCTATGGGAGTTGCCTGGCAAAGATGGGGATTAGCAAAAAGAATTTCATTAAAAATATTATCAGTAGTTGGTAGTAGTGTTAGGAAACAAATTTGGGTATGGTTTTTATTAGCTGCGTGTTTAAGCTCTATTATTGCAGATACAGTTACAGCTGCTGTTTTTGTTCCTGTGGCAGTAACTTTATTAAGTTATGTGGGTTATAAGTCAAATACTGATAGGTGGGAGAGCAAAGCAGCCACTAATATATTGTTAGCTATTGCCTGGGGAGCTTCTATTGGTAGTTTGCCTACACCATTAGGTGGTGGACAAAATTTACTTATTTTTGAGTTTCTTTCAGATGCAGTAGGAAGAGATGTTTATTTTTATGAATGGTCTTTGAGAATGATTCCTTTTACCTTGATTTTTATTCCATTTATAGGTTTTTATCTTAGCCATATCTTGCAACGTGAGGATGTCAAATTACCAGGAAGTAAAGAATTTTATAGGTCTGAATTAGAGAAAATGGGTCCATTAAGTCGTGGTGAAATATATTCTGGTTTACTTTTTCTAATTGCTGTAATAGTGGCTTTTACTGAACCTTTATATAAGGATATTTTACCAGCGTTAGATCCAGCATTTGTTTTTTTCAGTTTGGCTCTTTTAATGTTTTTTATACCAACTAAGGAAAAAGAAAATGTCTTATCTCTGAATAGTATGGGTAAATTCCCTATAACTGTTATGATAGTTTGGCCGAGTGCGCTGGCTTTGGCTAGAGTACTTGAACTTTCAGGTTTTGCAGAGATAATAGGAGAAAATTTATCAAGATATGTAGGTTATAATGGATTTATTACTTTTTTGATATTTTGTGGTGTTTTAACAATATTGACGAATATATCAACAAATACAGCATCAGCAGCATTATTAGTGCCTGTTATAATTCAGCTTTTCTTAGGTCAAAATATAAATCCAGTACCTATTATTTTTGCCAGTATAGTAGCTGTTAATCTTTCTTTTGCTATTGCTTCAGGAAATGGTTGCTTAGCAGTAAGTGCAGGCTATGGTGTTAATTTAAAAACAATGTTTAGGCATGGGATAATCATTGCTATTCTAGGCTGGTTGATAACAGCTTTTCTTGCTTATTTATTTAATTCTTTATTACCTTTTTGGGGAATATTGTAA
- a CDS encoding RraA family protein, whose product MKEKDLAERKKLLELYEPLRVADVRDGMDYNMLHHYGTMSYNIRPLYRTKTVGIAKTVRYIPYEGGIPQMTPEEYIEWSGWYYNNICTYPWMKDIQDGDFIVIDQSGVDAGLMGSNNTLEGIREGARGYVTNGGVRDTDEIIVQDIPFWSKFISQSMVQGRLQYDTQNISVSVGGVTVNPGDIVVADGDGVIVVPRDKAYDVAKWAYHELDNDKKGRRKLYEELNRELDDTVL is encoded by the coding sequence ATGAAAGAAAAGGATTTAGCTGAAAGAAAAAAGTTGCTGGAATTGTATGAACCTTTAAGAGTTGCTGATGTAAGAGATGGAATGGATTATAATATGCTTCATCATTATGGAACAATGTCATATAATATAAGGCCTCTTTATAGAACTAAAACTGTAGGAATTGCTAAGACAGTTAGATATATCCCTTATGAGGGAGGTATTCCTCAAATGACGCCTGAAGAATATATAGAGTGGTCAGGCTGGTATTATAATAATATATGTACATATCCCTGGATGAAGGATATTCAAGATGGTGATTTTATTGTAATTGATCAAAGTGGTGTAGATGCTGGTTTAATGGGCTCTAATAATACTCTGGAAGGAATTCGTGAAGGGGCAAGAGGCTATGTTACAAATGGTGGAGTTAGAGATACTGATGAAATAATTGTTCAGGATATTCCATTTTGGTCAAAGTTTATCTCCCAATCTATGGTTCAGGGTAGACTACAGTATGATACTCAGAATATTTCAGTTAGTGTAGGTGGTGTTACTGTAAATCCAGGAGATATTGTAGTCGCTGATGGTGATGGAGTTATTGTAGTTCCTAGAGATAAAGCTTACGATGTTGCTAAGTGGGCATATCATGAATTAGATAATGATAAAAAGGGTAGAAGGAAGTTGTATGAAGAATTGAATAGAGAACTGGATGATACAGTATTATAA
- a CDS encoding sugar ABC transporter permease has product MRSTLETNTGLFNGLTGRIKNYFIFLKNDLKDNKASYLFLAPFWLIFFIFTILPVFIAIFLSFTYYNMLEPPQWVGWHNYLRLFLDDDVFLIAIQNTFVFAIVTGPVSYIASLLIAWMVNEFKPRIRAFLTFLFYAPVLSGQAFFLWTIVFSGDAYGYANSFLLYWGIISEPVQWFQDPSYIMPIAIICVLWGSLGTAFLAFIGGLQGIDVTLYEAGAVDGIRNRWQELWYITLPQIAPHMLFGAIMTVTQSFLAAEQLISLVGFPSTDYAARTIVTHLLDFGNIRFEMGYAATIAVVLFAAMVGLNILIQKYLGKLKGDA; this is encoded by the coding sequence ATGAGATCTACTTTAGAAACTAATACAGGTTTGTTTAATGGACTTACAGGAAGAATTAAAAACTATTTTATATTTCTTAAAAATGATTTAAAAGATAATAAGGCGTCTTATCTTTTTTTGGCGCCTTTCTGGCTTATCTTTTTCATATTTACAATTTTACCAGTATTTATAGCTATTTTTTTAAGTTTTACTTATTATAATATGTTGGAACCACCTCAATGGGTAGGTTGGCATAATTATTTAAGACTATTTTTAGATGATGATGTATTCTTAATAGCTATACAAAACACATTTGTTTTTGCCATAGTAACTGGACCGGTTAGCTATATTGCCAGCTTATTGATAGCCTGGATGGTAAATGAATTCAAGCCTAGAATTAGAGCATTTTTAACATTTTTATTTTATGCTCCTGTATTATCAGGGCAGGCTTTTTTCCTCTGGACTATTGTTTTTAGTGGTGATGCATATGGTTATGCAAATTCATTTCTATTATATTGGGGTATAATTTCAGAGCCCGTACAATGGTTTCAAGATCCGAGTTATATAATGCCTATTGCTATAATATGTGTTCTTTGGGGTTCTCTTGGAACAGCTTTTCTTGCTTTTATTGGTGGATTACAGGGGATAGATGTCACTCTTTATGAAGCTGGTGCAGTAGATGGTATCAGAAATAGGTGGCAGGAATTGTGGTATATAACTTTACCACAAATTGCACCACATATGCTTTTTGGAGCTATTATGACGGTTACTCAATCCTTCCTTGCTGCAGAGCAGTTGATTTCACTGGTTGGTTTTCCCAGTACAGATTATGCTGCAAGAACCATAGTAACACATTTATTAGATTTTGGTAATATACGTTTTGAGATGGGTTATGCTGCAACTATAGCAGTAGTCTTATTTGCAGCTATGGTTGGATTAAATATTCTTATACAGAAATATCTTGGAAAATTAAAGGGTGATGCTTGA
- a CDS encoding TolC family protein has translation MKNKILNEFIIICLLVLVFSSMISANQEPNFLVLEESIRIALDYNLDISIARIDFEQAETNYQRYIIVADEELIEEARENLEHYQKELEKRKLNIAASVEERYFNLLRSQEQLEITKRQLERVREQLEADELKYEVGLISELSIEASREGYNTQKVALRDQERSLETAHMQFNSLIGCTLDSKFILSAGNESIETEKIKTDFDKDLKIALEEREDINNLRERVLDLEKEYQSVNNIYSAKVDIERAENNIRKEEIRLKQLEENIFFQIRKQIFALEKAWEGIDNAEKEIARRLTELEAASLRYEAGVISTRQMLDHQENLAEAENNLVQSKWDYNLVVKDYYKALGIDKLNIYIQEDDNK, from the coding sequence ATGAAAAATAAAATATTAAATGAATTTATTATTATTTGCTTATTGGTCCTTGTTTTTAGTTCTATGATAAGTGCCAATCAAGAACCAAACTTCTTAGTTCTAGAGGAAAGTATCAGAATTGCTTTAGATTATAATCTTGATATTTCTATAGCCAGGATTGATTTTGAACAAGCAGAGACAAATTATCAACGATACATAATTGTAGCTGATGAAGAATTGATTGAAGAAGCTAGAGAAAATCTGGAACACTATCAAAAGGAATTGGAAAAGAGAAAGTTGAATATAGCTGCTTCAGTAGAAGAAAGATATTTTAATCTTTTACGTTCTCAGGAACAATTAGAAATTACAAAAAGACAATTAGAAAGAGTACGAGAACAATTAGAAGCAGATGAGTTGAAATATGAAGTGGGATTGATATCTGAACTGTCCATTGAAGCCAGTCGTGAAGGCTATAACACACAAAAAGTAGCTTTGCGAGACCAAGAAAGAAGTTTAGAAACTGCTCATATGCAATTCAATAGTTTGATAGGCTGCACCTTAGATAGTAAATTTATCCTTTCTGCTGGGAATGAGAGTATTGAAACTGAAAAAATTAAAACAGACTTTGATAAGGATTTGAAAATCGCTTTAGAAGAAAGAGAGGATATTAACAATCTAAGAGAGAGAGTCCTTGATTTAGAAAAGGAGTATCAAAGTGTAAATAATATTTATAGTGCTAAAGTAGATATAGAGAGGGCTGAAAATAATATCAGAAAAGAAGAAATAAGATTGAAGCAGTTAGAAGAAAACATTTTCTTTCAAATCAGGAAGCAAATTTTTGCTCTTGAAAAAGCCTGGGAAGGTATTGACAATGCTGAAAAGGAAATAGCTCGCAGGCTGACAGAATTAGAAGCTGCATCTCTACGATATGAGGCAGGGGTTATTAGTACAAGGCAGATGCTGGATCATCAAGAAAATCTGGCTGAAGCAGAAAATAATTTAGTTCAGTCTAAATGGGACTATAATCTGGTTGTTAAGGATTATTATAAGGCCCTGGGCATTGATAAACTGAATATTTATATACAAGAGGATGATAATAAATGA
- a CDS encoding BON domain-containing protein codes for MQATIDSDRNVGPYGLKVEEGEKLINVTGVVDTLDEVNYTKKLVKDLNPNKKLEMAVSISTDGAITDNDSEMEVAEEIADNSELSDNINIRVDKGKVTLSGRVENEELKKEAANVAAKARGVIDVVNDIEVQSFDRNENYDDIFHSQVRNDDD; via the coding sequence TTGCAGGCAACGATTGATAGTGATAGAAATGTAGGTCCCTATGGTTTAAAAGTTGAAGAAGGAGAAAAACTTATTAATGTAACAGGAGTTGTTGATACTTTAGATGAAGTTAATTATACTAAGAAATTAGTAAAAGATTTAAATCCTAATAAAAAACTTGAAATGGCAGTTAGTATTAGTACTGATGGTGCAATTACAGATAATGATAGTGAAATGGAAGTAGCTGAAGAAATAGCAGATAATTCAGAACTAAGTGATAATATTAATATTAGAGTTGACAAAGGAAAAGTAACTCTTTCGGGTCGTGTTGAAAATGAAGAGTTAAAGAAAGAAGCAGCAAATGTAGCTGCTAAAGCCCGTGGAGTAATAGATGTAGTTAATGATATAGAAGTCCAGTCCTTTGATAGGAATGAAAATTATGATGATATTTTTCATTCTCAAGTCAGGAATGATGATGATTAA
- a CDS encoding PPC domain-containing DNA-binding protein: MNSFIGEGLGRIIVLSFDRGDKLLEGVKKELADIGVENAVLLSAIGTLDKAVYHRITTTAEPPEDETLIIEGPIELSAVDGMVIKGEPHFHMVFTDLKETYSGHLEDDSTVLYLAELVLAEIKGLDIKRVNNGREIVET, translated from the coding sequence TTGAATAGTTTTATTGGAGAAGGACTAGGACGTATAATAGTATTGAGTTTTGATAGAGGTGATAAATTATTAGAAGGAGTAAAAAAAGAATTAGCAGATATAGGTGTAGAAAATGCAGTTTTATTAAGTGCTATCGGGACTCTTGATAAGGCTGTTTATCATCGTATTACAACAACTGCTGAACCTCCAGAAGATGAGACTTTAATTATTGAAGGCCCTATAGAACTATCGGCTGTTGATGGGATGGTGATAAAGGGTGAACCTCACTTTCATATGGTCTTTACAGATTTGAAGGAAACATATTCAGGCCATTTAGAGGATGATTCTACTGTCTTATATCTTGCTGAATTGGTATTGGCTGAAATAAAAGGCTTAGATATAAAGCGTGTTAATAATGGAAGGGAAATTGTGGAAACTTAA
- a CDS encoding TolC family protein, whose translation MINKKVIAPVLIFIIIGSGTLFARSIEFQLFDTDIAIEINELIELAVANNYKLALIKEEVNIIQQRENTLERNVLFAFDANPELRIKDGDSRYSFAPGFYLQAEQEFLGGKFTAGLDSSYDLIEQGDFTSIFSLNYQKTLLDSRDEEIRNSTDNYQLYCNARQNLIKEIYITYFEILELSKSMEISQEKLSIAEMRIEFFELSNRAEKELESLKRQRDFQKEQVELEQERLEESYSKLNNLLNIEIEYNLPGNYRLALNEELQELDCLLKKAFENNNSIIEAEEFKGSKKSWQESDWQAVFRTGVSPLELTDLENNLEYYASINIGKSFSFNTAIDREAVDLDIKKSKYDLEQEKDIFRRQVENLYQQVKNQQEKLLELGDELKERKNEIKLLERKRDAGLIGLIEYREEDVNVQEEKINFLNSKINYIKLYLDLKILTGEDLYENRGVLIEDY comes from the coding sequence ATGATAAATAAAAAAGTTATTGCTCCTGTGCTAATATTTATTATAATTGGCTCTGGAACACTATTTGCTAGAAGTATTGAATTTCAATTGTTTGATACTGATATAGCTATAGAAATTAATGAACTAATTGAATTAGCAGTAGCTAATAATTACAAATTAGCTTTAATAAAAGAAGAAGTAAATATAATACAACAGAGAGAAAATACTTTAGAAAGAAATGTTTTATTTGCTTTTGATGCCAATCCTGAACTGAGAATAAAGGATGGAGATAGTAGATATAGCTTTGCTCCTGGATTTTACTTGCAAGCTGAACAGGAGTTTCTCGGTGGTAAATTCACAGCAGGCCTTGATTCTTCTTATGACTTAATAGAACAAGGTGATTTCACTTCTATCTTCTCACTGAATTATCAAAAAACTTTGCTTGATAGTAGGGATGAAGAAATTCGAAATTCTACTGACAATTATCAATTATATTGTAATGCTAGACAAAACTTAATTAAAGAAATTTATATTACTTATTTTGAGATTCTAGAACTAAGTAAGTCTATGGAAATAAGTCAAGAAAAATTGTCTATAGCAGAAATGAGAATAGAGTTTTTTGAGTTAAGTAATAGAGCTGAAAAAGAACTGGAATCACTGAAAAGACAAAGAGATTTCCAAAAAGAGCAGGTGGAATTAGAGCAAGAGAGATTAGAAGAATCATATAGTAAATTAAATAATTTATTAAATATTGAAATTGAATATAATTTACCTGGAAATTATAGACTTGCTTTGAATGAGGAACTACAGGAATTGGATTGTCTTTTAAAAAAGGCATTTGAGAATAATAATAGCATCATTGAAGCTGAGGAATTTAAAGGTAGTAAAAAATCATGGCAAGAATCAGATTGGCAGGCTGTTTTTCGTACTGGTGTAAGTCCGCTAGAGCTTACAGACTTAGAAAATAATTTAGAATACTATGCATCAATTAATATTGGAAAATCTTTTTCTTTTAATACAGCTATTGATCGTGAAGCAGTAGATCTGGATATTAAAAAGTCAAAATATGATCTTGAGCAAGAAAAAGATATATTTCGTAGACAGGTAGAGAATCTATATCAGCAAGTAAAAAATCAGCAAGAAAAGCTTCTAGAATTAGGAGACGAGTTAAAAGAGAGAAAAAACGAAATTAAGTTACTTGAAAGAAAGAGAGATGCTGGTTTAATAGGTCTTATTGAGTATCGAGAAGAGGACGTAAATGTCCAGGAAGAGAAAATAAATTTCTTGAATAGTAAAATTAATTATATCAAATTATATTTAGATTTAAAAATTCTTACAGGGGAAGATTTATATGAGAATAGAGGTGTTTTAATTGAAGATTATTGA
- a CDS encoding YukJ family protein, which yields MSDFNYGVLVGSVCNIIADRANERTPHYMITVQTNKEDLYSAQINCQSCDKKKSKLLLYVEENFNGELTNKLRNLDFGFHEINYPNLNSDIAVDYVRSNLFNREDMNVLAYDIEGENDLKGIIDKNMNKALDNDNVVIYVYGTFFEGDHGKGVHNVHMNQGNRDKQYDENNIFQDGCFFINFKDENCWKAYFLAFQNQSWNTDDFGKPMD from the coding sequence ATGTCTGATTTTAATTATGGAGTTCTTGTAGGTAGTGTTTGCAATATAATTGCAGATCGAGCAAATGAAAGAACACCTCATTATATGATTACAGTTCAAACTAATAAAGAAGATTTATATAGTGCTCAGATTAATTGTCAATCATGTGATAAAAAAAAATCAAAACTTTTATTATATGTAGAGGAAAACTTTAACGGTGAATTGACTAATAAACTTAGGAATTTGGACTTTGGCTTTCATGAAATAAATTATCCAAATTTAAATTCTGATATTGCTGTAGATTATGTACGTAGTAATCTATTTAATCGAGAAGATATGAATGTCTTAGCATACGATATCGAAGGAGAAAATGATTTAAAGGGTATAATTGATAAGAATATGAACAAGGCTTTAGACAATGACAATGTTGTAATTTATGTATATGGAACATTTTTTGAAGGTGATCATGGGAAAGGAGTACATAATGTTCACATGAATCAAGGTAATAGAGATAAGCAATATGATGAAAATAATATCTTTCAGGATGGATGTTTTTTTATCAATTTTAAAGATGAAAATTGTTGGAAAGCATATTTTTTAGCTTTTCAGAATCAGTCCTGGAATACTGATGATTTTGGTAAACCCATGGATTAA
- a CDS encoding ferredoxin, translating into MAEKNNMLSENVAGEFYVDEQCIACELCVSEAEENFKMKDDGAYAYVYKQAESDSEHDACLDAMHGCPVDAIGDDGE; encoded by the coding sequence ATGGCTGAAAAAAATAATATGTTATCTGAAAATGTTGCAGGTGAATTCTATGTGGATGAGCAGTGTATTGCCTGTGAATTATGTGTTAGTGAAGCTGAAGAGAATTTTAAAATGAAAGATGATGGGGCCTATGCTTATGTTTATAAGCAAGCGGAAAGTGATAGTGAACATGATGCTTGTTTAGATGCGATGCATGGCTGTCCAGTAGATGCTATTGGTGATGATGGAGAATAA
- the polX gene encoding DNA polymerase/3'-5' exonuclease PolX, which translates to MSDIFNKMADFLEIKGANVFRVRAYRNAAININNLSKNLNDMLAEGEELQDIKGIGKDLASKIKEIIETGSLKELEDLQNEFPSSLMEILKLPGLGPKRVKILYQDLKITSIDELENAAKKEKIRKLSGFGEKTEEKILKAIKEAKENNFGERFLLSTAKEIIEKIIAYLEEDNAVEKITVAGSYRRYKETIGDLDILVISKENRRVIKRFIEYSDVKEVLSRGETKSSIILYSGMQVDLRVLDQESFGAALLYFTGSKEHNVALRRIAQEKGLKINEYGVYKKKEKLAGETEESVYSQLDMPFIIPELRQNKGEIEAAQEGKLPEVLQLNDIKSDLHMHTDASDGRNTLREMLESARELGYEYIAISDHSKRVSVANGLDEERLERQIEKIDKIIEEYNDIRILKAIEVDILKDGSLDLPDRILEKLDIRVCSTHFHRNLSRKEQTVRILRAMENPYFNILAHPSGRLLGERNEIDVDMDEVMKAAKENGCYLEINANPRRLDLSAKYARLAKEMSLKLVISTDAHSQNELKNMSYGVAQARRAFLEKDDILNTLNLQEFLQTIKR; encoded by the coding sequence ATAAGTGATATATTTAATAAGATGGCTGATTTTTTAGAAATAAAGGGCGCCAATGTATTTCGGGTTAGGGCGTATCGAAATGCTGCTATTAATATTAATAATTTATCCAAAAATTTAAACGATATGCTTGCAGAAGGAGAAGAACTTCAGGATATCAAGGGTATTGGAAAAGATTTGGCTAGTAAAATAAAGGAAATTATAGAGACAGGCTCTTTAAAAGAATTAGAAGATTTACAAAATGAATTTCCCTCATCTTTAATGGAAATATTAAAATTACCAGGACTGGGTCCTAAGAGAGTAAAAATATTATATCAAGACTTAAAAATTACTAGCATAGATGAATTAGAAAATGCAGCTAAAAAGGAAAAAATAAGAAAACTTTCTGGTTTTGGAGAAAAAACTGAGGAGAAAATTTTAAAGGCTATCAAAGAAGCAAAAGAAAATAATTTTGGGGAACGATTTTTGTTATCTACGGCGAAAGAAATAATTGAAAAAATAATTGCTTATTTAGAAGAGGATAATGCTGTTGAAAAAATCACTGTAGCTGGCAGTTACAGAAGGTATAAAGAAACAATCGGAGATTTAGATATTTTAGTAATTTCTAAAGAAAATAGAAGAGTGATTAAGCGTTTTATTGAATATTCAGATGTAAAAGAAGTTTTATCTAGGGGAGAAACAAAATCAAGTATTATTTTATATTCTGGCATGCAAGTAGATTTAAGAGTTCTTGATCAAGAATCTTTTGGAGCAGCTTTATTGTATTTTACTGGTTCTAAAGAACATAATGTAGCTTTAAGAAGAATTGCTCAGGAGAAGGGACTAAAAATAAATGAATATGGTGTATATAAGAAAAAAGAGAAATTAGCTGGTGAAACAGAAGAAAGTGTGTATTCTCAACTTGATATGCCTTTTATTATACCAGAATTAAGGCAAAATAAAGGAGAGATAGAGGCAGCTCAGGAGGGAAAACTGCCGGAAGTATTACAATTAAATGATATTAAAAGCGATCTACATATGCATACAGATGCTAGTGATGGAAGAAATACTTTAAGAGAAATGCTTGAGTCTGCTCGTGAACTGGGCTATGAATATATAGCAATTAGCGATCATTCAAAGAGGGTGAGTGTAGCTAATGGATTGGATGAAGAGCGTCTTGAAAGACAGATTGAGAAGATAGATAAGATAATTGAAGAATATAATGATATCAGAATCTTAAAAGCCATTGAAGTGGATATTTTAAAAGATGGAAGCCTTGATTTACCTGATAGGATTCTAGAAAAATTAGATATAAGAGTTTGCTCCACTCATTTTCATAGAAATCTAAGTCGTAAAGAACAAACAGTAAGAATTTTAAGGGCTATGGAAAATCCATATTTTAATATATTGGCCCATCCTAGTGGAAGATTGCTAGGGGAAAGAAATGAAATTGATGTGGATATGGATGAAGTTATGAAAGCAGCTAAAGAAAATGGTTGTTATCTAGAAATAAATGCAAATCCTAGACGTCTAGATCTTTCAGCAAAATATGCTCGTTTAGCTAAAGAAATGTCTCTTAAATTGGTAATTTCAACTGATGCACATTCACAAAATGAGTTAAAAAACATGTCTTATGGAGTGGCGCAGGCAAGAAGGGCTTTTCTGGAGAAAGATGATATATTAAATACTCTAAATTTGCAAGAATTTTTACAGACAATTAAACGTTAA
- a CDS encoding YkoF family thiamine/hydroxymethylpyrimidine-binding protein, producing the protein MLSAEVAIYPENNDHGDEVIYSTIQSIKSQGVSINVDHMSSRISGEDDEVWSALRSMSQEADDNGEFSMVITISNH; encoded by the coding sequence ATGCTTAGTGCTGAAGTAGCAATATATCCAGAAAACAATGACCATGGTGATGAGGTTATATATAGCACAATTCAATCTATAAAGAGTCAAGGAGTTAGTATAAATGTTGATCATATGAGTTCCCGAATTTCAGGGGAAGATGATGAAGTGTGGTCTGCTTTAAGATCAATGTCTCAAGAAGCAGATGATAATGGTGAGTTCTCAATGGTTATAACTATAAGCAATCATTAA